GGCCTTCGTCCCCATGGCCGAACACCAGTTCGCCAGGCTCTTCGCCGAACTCGAACGCCGCTGGCCAACCGTCCGCTCGCTCCGCCTCGTTCATCGCATCGGACGCGTCCCCGTGGGCGAACCCTCCCTCCGCATCGACCTCGCCGCCCCGCACCGCCCCGACGCCTTCGCCGCCTGCCAGTGGCTCATCGACGAAATGAAACGCGTCGTCCCCATCTGGAAACGCCCCGTTCCCCGCAACGCCACCTGACCCAATCGACGCAAAATTCGTGCATATGCACGAATGTTACGCTCATTTCCAGCCGTCCCCCGGCCCCCCACACAGCAACGGCCCCCGACTCCCGTCCCCCAACCCCCTCCCGGACCAGGCCCGAATGTGGTTGGCGGCAACCAAACCCTTGTGAAAGCCTCCCTACCATGAGCCCGTTGGTGAGGTTGGCGGTCACCGCAGCGGCCTGGGCATGGACCCGCTTCGCGATCGCTGCCAGCACATTTTCAGCGCCTGCGCCCGGGGCCACGACGGATTTCAACCGCGACATCCGGCCCCTCTTCACCCAGCACTGCACCGCCTGCCATGGCGGCGTCAAGGCGGCCGGCCGGATCTCCTTTGTGTACCGGGACAAGGCCATCGCCGTCGGCCGATCCCGTGAACCGGCCATCCTCCCAGGGGACCCGGACGGATCCGAGGTGATCCGCCGCATCACGTCCTCCGATCCCGGTGAACGCATGCCGCCACCGGACCACGGCCCGGCCTTGTCGGAGTCGGAAATCGCCACCCTGCGCCGCTGGATCCTGGACGGCGCACCCTGGAGCGAACACTGGTCCTTCGTCCCGCCTCAGGATCCCCCCGAACCGGAAGTGTCGGACCCTTCGTGGATCTCCGTGCCAGCCGATCGCTTCATCCTCGCCCGCCTGGACGCGGAACGCCTGCGACCCTCGCCCGAGGCCGGACCCGCCGAATGGCTGCGTCGCGTCACCCTGGATCTCACCGGACTGCCCCCCTCGCCATGGGAATTCCAGGAGTACGTCGAGGATCGACGCGAAAACCCCTCCCAGGCCCGCAAACGGGTGGTCGACCGCCTCCTGGCTTCACCGCGGTTCGGGGAACGCTGGGCCGCCATGTGGCTCGACTTGGCCCGGTACTCCGACACCTAC
This DNA window, taken from Verrucomicrobiia bacterium, encodes the following:
- a CDS encoding molybdenum cofactor biosynthesis protein MoaE, with amino-acid sequence MQSELLIGPDPIPPPDPAAAHTWQSTCGAVITFLGVVRDDEAGQPIAALDYEAFVPMAEHQFARLFAELERRWPTVRSLRLVHRIGRVPVGEPSLRIDLAAPHRPDAFAACQWLIDEMKRVVPIWKRPVPRNAT